A region of Mustela lutreola isolate mMusLut2 chromosome 17, mMusLut2.pri, whole genome shotgun sequence DNA encodes the following proteins:
- the CIAO3 gene encoding cytosolic iron-sulfur assembly component 3 isoform X1, with protein sequence MASPFSGALQLTDLDDFIGPSQDCVKPMKVDKSTGSGMAKIHIEEDGSYFQVRQDGGTQKLEKAKISLGDCLACSGCVTSAETVLITQQSHEELRKILDANKTAAPSQQRLVVVSVSPQSRASLAARFQLTPTDTAKKLTAFFKKIGVHYVFDTTFSRNFSLLESQREFVQRFRGQASSTQTLPVLTSACPGWICYAEKTHGSFLVPHLSTARSPQQVMGSLVKDFFAQQQHLTPDRIYHVTVMPCYDKKLEASRPDFFSQEHQTRDVDCVVTTGEVFKLLEEEGVSLSELEPAPLDSLCNGASAQEPTSHRGGGSGGYLEHVFRHAARELFGIHVDEVTYRPLRNKDFQEVTLEKEGRILLHFAAAYGFRNIQNLVQKLKRGRCPYHYVEVMACPAGCLNGGGQLKGPSTTSKELLQHVQMLYDTVTVQVPEDAPGVQELYEHWLQGEGSERAGRLLHTSYRAVEMASSGLSIRWRPEVPRGPRTSPWAQVCDQCSLYCLETQVRPRPVGSLRQSESGIPPPHSWSHPCQTGGEPSGPGRQGTLAREECAAHSTPHWGWRTCPTWNWALKTPWSLGPDSLHFCAVPGRKQALLERPREIRR encoded by the exons ATGGCGTCGCCCTTCAGCGGGGCGCTGCAGCTGACGGACCTGGATGACTTCATTGGGCCCTCTCAG GACTGCGTCAAGCCCATGAAAGTGGATAAGAGTACAGGAAGTGGCATGGCCAAGATCCACATTGAAGAAGATGGGAGTTACTTCCAGGTCAGGCAG GACGGAGGGACTCAGAAGCTAGAGAAGGCCAAGATCTCGCTAGGTGACTGCCTGGCGTGCAGTGGCTGTGTCACCTCCGCGGAGACCGTCCTCATCACGCAGCAAAGCCATGAGGAACTGCGGAAAATTCTAGATGCCAATAAG ACGGCGGCCCCCAGTCAGCAGAGGCTGGTTGTGGTTTCTGTGTCGCCCCAATCCAGAGCGTCACTGGCCGCAAGATTTCAGCTGACTCCTACAGACACTGCCAAGAAGCTGACTGCATTCTTCAAGAAAATCG GGGTGCACTACGTGTTTGACACCACCTTCTCGAGGAACTTCAGTCTCCTCGAGAGCCAGCGAGAATTTGTGCAGCGGTTCCGAGGACAGGCCAGCTCCACACAGACCTTGCCTGTGCTCACGTCTGCCTGTCCAG GCTGGATCTGCTATGCGGAGAAGACGCACGGGAGCTTCCTTGTCCCTCACCTTAGCACAGCGCGGTCCCCGCAGCAGGTCATGGGCTCCCTGGTCAAGGACTTCTTTGCCCAGCAGCAG CATTTGACCCCTGACAGGATCTACCATGTGACGGTGATGCCTTGCTATGACAAAAAGTTGGAAGCTTCCAGACCAGACTTCTTCAGCCAGGAGCACCAGACTCGTGATGTGGATTGCGTGGTCACCACAG GAGAAGTCTTCAAGTTGCTAGAGGAAGAAGGGGTCTCCCTCTCAGAGTTGGAGCCAGCCCCCTTGGACAGTCT GTGCAACGGTGCATCTGCCCAAGAGCCCACCAGCCATCGAGGCGGGGGCTCCGGCGGCTACCTGGAGCATGTGTTCCGGCATGCAGCCCGGGAGCTCTTTGGGATCCATGTGGATGAGGTCACCTACAGACCCCTGAG GAACAAGGACTTCCAGGAGGTGACCCTGGAGAAAGAGGGCCGCATCCTGCTGCACTTTGCTGCCGCCTACGGCTTCCGCAACATCCAGAACCTGGTGCAGAAGCTGAAGCGAGGGCGCTGCCCGTACCATTACGTGGAGGTCATGGCCTGCCCCGCAG GCTGCTTGAACGGCGGAGGCCAGCTCAAGGGTCCCAGCACAACTAGCAAGGAGCTGCTCCAGCACGTGCAGATGCTGTACGACACGGTGACGGTGCAGGTGCCAGAGGATGCGCCTGGTGTCCAGGAACTGTACGAGCACTGGCTGCAGGGCGAGGGCTCAGAGCGGGCTGGCCGCCTGCTGCACACCAGCTACCGTGCGGTGGAGATGGCCAGCTCTGGCCTCAGCATCAGATG GAGGCCAGAGGTTCCACGAGGTCCCAGAACCTCCCCATGGGCCCAGGTCTGCGATCAGTGTTCTCTCTACTGCCTGGAGACCCAGGTAAGGCCCAGGCCTGTGGGCAGCTTAAGGCAGAGCGAAAGTGGGATTCCTCCTCCCCATTCCTGGAGTCATCCATGCCAGACTGGCGGAgagccctctggccctggacgGCAGGGAACGCTGGCCAGAGAGGAGTGTGCAGCCCACAGCACCCCACACTGGGGGTGGCGTACCTGCCCCACCTGGAACTGGGCGCTGAAGACGCCGTGGTCTCTGGGACCTGACAGCTTGCATTTCTGCGCAGTTccgggcaggaagcaggctctgttaGAGAGACCCCGTGAGATCAGGCGCTGA
- the CIAO3 gene encoding cytosolic iron-sulfur assembly component 3 isoform X3, giving the protein MASPFSGALQLTDLDDFIGPSQDCVKPMKVDKSTGSGMAKIHIEEDGSYFQVRQDGGTQKLEKAKISLGDCLACSGCVTSAETVLITQQSHEELRKILDANKTAAPSQQRLVVVSVSPQSRASLAARFQLTPTDTAKKLTAFFKKIGVHYVFDTTFSRNFSLLESQREFVQRFRGQASSTQTLPVLTSACPGWICYAEKTHGSFLVPHLSTARSPQQVMGSLVKDFFAQQQHLTPDRIYHVTVMPCYDKKLEASRPDFFSQEHQTRDVDCVVTTGEVFKLLEEEGVSLSELEPAPLDSLCNGASAQEPTSHRGGGSGGYLEHVFRHAARELFGIHVDEVTYRPLRNKDFQEVTLEKEGRILLHFAAAYGFRNIQNLVQKLKRGRCPYHYVEVMACPAGCLNGGGQLKGPSTTSKELLQHVQMLYDTVTVQVPEDAPGVQELYEHWLQGEGSERAGRLLHTSYRAVEMASSGLSIRW; this is encoded by the exons ATGGCGTCGCCCTTCAGCGGGGCGCTGCAGCTGACGGACCTGGATGACTTCATTGGGCCCTCTCAG GACTGCGTCAAGCCCATGAAAGTGGATAAGAGTACAGGAAGTGGCATGGCCAAGATCCACATTGAAGAAGATGGGAGTTACTTCCAGGTCAGGCAG GACGGAGGGACTCAGAAGCTAGAGAAGGCCAAGATCTCGCTAGGTGACTGCCTGGCGTGCAGTGGCTGTGTCACCTCCGCGGAGACCGTCCTCATCACGCAGCAAAGCCATGAGGAACTGCGGAAAATTCTAGATGCCAATAAG ACGGCGGCCCCCAGTCAGCAGAGGCTGGTTGTGGTTTCTGTGTCGCCCCAATCCAGAGCGTCACTGGCCGCAAGATTTCAGCTGACTCCTACAGACACTGCCAAGAAGCTGACTGCATTCTTCAAGAAAATCG GGGTGCACTACGTGTTTGACACCACCTTCTCGAGGAACTTCAGTCTCCTCGAGAGCCAGCGAGAATTTGTGCAGCGGTTCCGAGGACAGGCCAGCTCCACACAGACCTTGCCTGTGCTCACGTCTGCCTGTCCAG GCTGGATCTGCTATGCGGAGAAGACGCACGGGAGCTTCCTTGTCCCTCACCTTAGCACAGCGCGGTCCCCGCAGCAGGTCATGGGCTCCCTGGTCAAGGACTTCTTTGCCCAGCAGCAG CATTTGACCCCTGACAGGATCTACCATGTGACGGTGATGCCTTGCTATGACAAAAAGTTGGAAGCTTCCAGACCAGACTTCTTCAGCCAGGAGCACCAGACTCGTGATGTGGATTGCGTGGTCACCACAG GAGAAGTCTTCAAGTTGCTAGAGGAAGAAGGGGTCTCCCTCTCAGAGTTGGAGCCAGCCCCCTTGGACAGTCT GTGCAACGGTGCATCTGCCCAAGAGCCCACCAGCCATCGAGGCGGGGGCTCCGGCGGCTACCTGGAGCATGTGTTCCGGCATGCAGCCCGGGAGCTCTTTGGGATCCATGTGGATGAGGTCACCTACAGACCCCTGAG GAACAAGGACTTCCAGGAGGTGACCCTGGAGAAAGAGGGCCGCATCCTGCTGCACTTTGCTGCCGCCTACGGCTTCCGCAACATCCAGAACCTGGTGCAGAAGCTGAAGCGAGGGCGCTGCCCGTACCATTACGTGGAGGTCATGGCCTGCCCCGCAG GCTGCTTGAACGGCGGAGGCCAGCTCAAGGGTCCCAGCACAACTAGCAAGGAGCTGCTCCAGCACGTGCAGATGCTGTACGACACGGTGACGGTGCAGGTGCCAGAGGATGCGCCTGGTGTCCAGGAACTGTACGAGCACTGGCTGCAGGGCGAGGGCTCAGAGCGGGCTGGCCGCCTGCTGCACACCAGCTACCGTGCGGTGGAGATGGCCAGCTCTGGCCTCAGCATCAGATGGTAG
- the CIAO3 gene encoding cytosolic iron-sulfur assembly component 3 isoform X2: MKVDKSTGSGMAKIHIEEDGSYFQVRQDGGTQKLEKAKISLGDCLACSGCVTSAETVLITQQSHEELRKILDANKTAAPSQQRLVVVSVSPQSRASLAARFQLTPTDTAKKLTAFFKKIGVHYVFDTTFSRNFSLLESQREFVQRFRGQASSTQTLPVLTSACPGWICYAEKTHGSFLVPHLSTARSPQQVMGSLVKDFFAQQQHLTPDRIYHVTVMPCYDKKLEASRPDFFSQEHQTRDVDCVVTTGEVFKLLEEEGVSLSELEPAPLDSLCNGASAQEPTSHRGGGSGGYLEHVFRHAARELFGIHVDEVTYRPLRNKDFQEVTLEKEGRILLHFAAAYGFRNIQNLVQKLKRGRCPYHYVEVMACPAGCLNGGGQLKGPSTTSKELLQHVQMLYDTVTVQVPEDAPGVQELYEHWLQGEGSERAGRLLHTSYRAVEMASSGLSIRWRPEVPRGPRTSPWAQVCDQCSLYCLETQVRPRPVGSLRQSESGIPPPHSWSHPCQTGGEPSGPGRQGTLAREECAAHSTPHWGWRTCPTWNWALKTPWSLGPDSLHFCAVPGRKQALLERPREIRR, translated from the exons ATGAAAGTGGATAAGAGTACAGGAAGTGGCATGGCCAAGATCCACATTGAAGAAGATGGGAGTTACTTCCAGGTCAGGCAG GACGGAGGGACTCAGAAGCTAGAGAAGGCCAAGATCTCGCTAGGTGACTGCCTGGCGTGCAGTGGCTGTGTCACCTCCGCGGAGACCGTCCTCATCACGCAGCAAAGCCATGAGGAACTGCGGAAAATTCTAGATGCCAATAAG ACGGCGGCCCCCAGTCAGCAGAGGCTGGTTGTGGTTTCTGTGTCGCCCCAATCCAGAGCGTCACTGGCCGCAAGATTTCAGCTGACTCCTACAGACACTGCCAAGAAGCTGACTGCATTCTTCAAGAAAATCG GGGTGCACTACGTGTTTGACACCACCTTCTCGAGGAACTTCAGTCTCCTCGAGAGCCAGCGAGAATTTGTGCAGCGGTTCCGAGGACAGGCCAGCTCCACACAGACCTTGCCTGTGCTCACGTCTGCCTGTCCAG GCTGGATCTGCTATGCGGAGAAGACGCACGGGAGCTTCCTTGTCCCTCACCTTAGCACAGCGCGGTCCCCGCAGCAGGTCATGGGCTCCCTGGTCAAGGACTTCTTTGCCCAGCAGCAG CATTTGACCCCTGACAGGATCTACCATGTGACGGTGATGCCTTGCTATGACAAAAAGTTGGAAGCTTCCAGACCAGACTTCTTCAGCCAGGAGCACCAGACTCGTGATGTGGATTGCGTGGTCACCACAG GAGAAGTCTTCAAGTTGCTAGAGGAAGAAGGGGTCTCCCTCTCAGAGTTGGAGCCAGCCCCCTTGGACAGTCT GTGCAACGGTGCATCTGCCCAAGAGCCCACCAGCCATCGAGGCGGGGGCTCCGGCGGCTACCTGGAGCATGTGTTCCGGCATGCAGCCCGGGAGCTCTTTGGGATCCATGTGGATGAGGTCACCTACAGACCCCTGAG GAACAAGGACTTCCAGGAGGTGACCCTGGAGAAAGAGGGCCGCATCCTGCTGCACTTTGCTGCCGCCTACGGCTTCCGCAACATCCAGAACCTGGTGCAGAAGCTGAAGCGAGGGCGCTGCCCGTACCATTACGTGGAGGTCATGGCCTGCCCCGCAG GCTGCTTGAACGGCGGAGGCCAGCTCAAGGGTCCCAGCACAACTAGCAAGGAGCTGCTCCAGCACGTGCAGATGCTGTACGACACGGTGACGGTGCAGGTGCCAGAGGATGCGCCTGGTGTCCAGGAACTGTACGAGCACTGGCTGCAGGGCGAGGGCTCAGAGCGGGCTGGCCGCCTGCTGCACACCAGCTACCGTGCGGTGGAGATGGCCAGCTCTGGCCTCAGCATCAGATG GAGGCCAGAGGTTCCACGAGGTCCCAGAACCTCCCCATGGGCCCAGGTCTGCGATCAGTGTTCTCTCTACTGCCTGGAGACCCAGGTAAGGCCCAGGCCTGTGGGCAGCTTAAGGCAGAGCGAAAGTGGGATTCCTCCTCCCCATTCCTGGAGTCATCCATGCCAGACTGGCGGAgagccctctggccctggacgGCAGGGAACGCTGGCCAGAGAGGAGTGTGCAGCCCACAGCACCCCACACTGGGGGTGGCGTACCTGCCCCACCTGGAACTGGGCGCTGAAGACGCCGTGGTCTCTGGGACCTGACAGCTTGCATTTCTGCGCAGTTccgggcaggaagcaggctctgttaGAGAGACCCCGTGAGATCAGGCGCTGA
- the HAGHL gene encoding hydroxyacylglutathione hydrolase-like protein isoform X4, whose amino-acid sequence MERPPPSLLSSRKVPCLAVGVRTPCLGLERGTPALRKGFGSLGAPLREDAGCQSSATMKVKVIPVLEDNYMYLVIEEHTREAVAVDVAVPKRLLEIVGREGVSLTTVLTTHYHWDHARGNAELARLRPGLAVLGADERICALTRKLVHGEELRFGAIHVRCLLTPGHTSGHMSYFLWEEECPDPPAVFSGDALSVAGCGLRLESTAQQMYESLTVTLGSLPPETKRDEDDLPTVPSTLSEELLYNPFLRVAEEPVRKFTGKAAPAEVLEALCKERASFQRAAEPLQPQARALLALQWGLLGTPRQK is encoded by the exons ATGGAACGACCACCGCCGTCACTGCTGTCCTCGCGCAAGGTGCCCTGCCTTGCGGTGGGCGTTCGCACA CCCTGCCTTGGTCTGGAGAGGGGAACCCCCGCCCTGAGGAAGGGGTTCGGAAGCCTGGGGGCCCCTCTACGAGAAGACGCGGGGTGCCAGAGCTCTGCGACCATGAAGGTCAAAGTCATCCCGGTGCTCGAGGATAACTACATGTACCTGGTCATCGAGGAGCACACGCGGGAGGCTGTGGCCGTGGACGTGGCCGTGCCCAAGAGG CTGCTGGAGATCGTGGGCCGGGAGGGGGTATCACTGACCACCGTGCTGACCACCCACTACCACTG GGACCACGCGCGGGGCAACGCGGAGCTGGCGCGGCTGCGGCCGGGACTGGCCGTGCTGGGTGCGGATGAGCGCATTTGCGCGCTGACCCGCAAGCTGGTGCACGGCGAGGAGCTGCGG TTTGGGGCCATCCACGTGCGCTGTCTCCTGACGCCAGGCCACACCTCCGGCCACATGAGCTACTTTCTGTGGGAAGAAGAGTGTCCGGACCCACCCGCGGTGTTCTCGG GGGATGCCCTGTCGGTGGCGGGTTGCGGCTTGCGCCTGGAGAGCACAGCTCAGCAGATGTATGAGAGCCtgactgtgaccttgggcagcctGCCCCCCGAGACG AAGAGGGACGAGGACGACCTTCCCACAGTGCCATCCACCCTGAGCGAGGAGCTCCTCTACaaccccttcctaagagtggc AGAGGAGCCTGTGCGCAAGTTCACGGGGAAGGCGGCCCCAGCCGAGGTCCTGGAGGCACTCTGCAAGGAGCGGGCAAGCTTCCAGCGGGCGGCTGAGCCACTGCAGCCACAGGCCCGGGCTCTCCTGGCCCTGCAGTGGGGGCTCTTGGGCACACCTCGACAGAAGTGA
- the HAGHL gene encoding hydroxyacylglutathione hydrolase-like protein isoform X1 — protein sequence MERPPPSLLSSRKVPCLAVGVRTPCLGLERGTPALRKGFGSLGAPLREDAGCQSSATMKVKVIPVLEDNYMYLVIEEHTREAVAVDVAVPKRLLEIVGREGVSLTTVLTTHYHWDHARGNAELARLRPGLAVLGADERICALTRKLVHGEELRFGAIHVRCLLTPGHTSGHMSYFLWEEECPDPPAVFSGDALSVAGCGLRLESTAQQMYESLTVTLGSLPPETKVFCGHEHTLGNLEFAQKVEPGNDHVRAKLSWAKKRDEDDLPTVPSTLSEELLYNPFLRVAEEPVRKFTGKAAPAEVLEALCKERASFQRAAEPLQPQARALLALQWGLLGTPRQK from the exons ATGGAACGACCACCGCCGTCACTGCTGTCCTCGCGCAAGGTGCCCTGCCTTGCGGTGGGCGTTCGCACA CCCTGCCTTGGTCTGGAGAGGGGAACCCCCGCCCTGAGGAAGGGGTTCGGAAGCCTGGGGGCCCCTCTACGAGAAGACGCGGGGTGCCAGAGCTCTGCGACCATGAAGGTCAAAGTCATCCCGGTGCTCGAGGATAACTACATGTACCTGGTCATCGAGGAGCACACGCGGGAGGCTGTGGCCGTGGACGTGGCCGTGCCCAAGAGG CTGCTGGAGATCGTGGGCCGGGAGGGGGTATCACTGACCACCGTGCTGACCACCCACTACCACTG GGACCACGCGCGGGGCAACGCGGAGCTGGCGCGGCTGCGGCCGGGACTGGCCGTGCTGGGTGCGGATGAGCGCATTTGCGCGCTGACCCGCAAGCTGGTGCACGGCGAGGAGCTGCGG TTTGGGGCCATCCACGTGCGCTGTCTCCTGACGCCAGGCCACACCTCCGGCCACATGAGCTACTTTCTGTGGGAAGAAGAGTGTCCGGACCCACCCGCGGTGTTCTCGG GGGATGCCCTGTCGGTGGCGGGTTGCGGCTTGCGCCTGGAGAGCACAGCTCAGCAGATGTATGAGAGCCtgactgtgaccttgggcagcctGCCCCCCGAGACG AAGGTGTTCTGTGGCCATGAACACACACTTGGCAACCTTGAGTTTGCACAGAAAGTGGAGCCTGGCAATGACCACGTGAGAGCAAAGCTGTCATGGGCCAAG AAGAGGGACGAGGACGACCTTCCCACAGTGCCATCCACCCTGAGCGAGGAGCTCCTCTACaaccccttcctaagagtggc AGAGGAGCCTGTGCGCAAGTTCACGGGGAAGGCGGCCCCAGCCGAGGTCCTGGAGGCACTCTGCAAGGAGCGGGCAAGCTTCCAGCGGGCGGCTGAGCCACTGCAGCCACAGGCCCGGGCTCTCCTGGCCCTGCAGTGGGGGCTCTTGGGCACACCTCGACAGAAGTGA
- the HAGHL gene encoding hydroxyacylglutathione hydrolase-like protein isoform X2, producing the protein MERPPPSLLSSRKVPCLAVGVRTPCLGLERGTPALRKGFGSLGAPLREDAGCQSSATMKVKVIPVLEDNYMYLVIEEHTREAVAVDVAVPKRLLEIVGREGVSLTTVLTTHYHWDHARGNAELARLRPGLAVLGADERICALTRKLVHGEELRFGAIHVRCLLTPGHTSGHMSYFLWEEECPDPPAVFSGDALSVAGCGLRLESTAQQMYESLTVTLGSLPPETVFCGHEHTLGNLEFAQKVEPGNDHVRAKLSWAKKRDEDDLPTVPSTLSEELLYNPFLRVAEEPVRKFTGKAAPAEVLEALCKERASFQRAAEPLQPQARALLALQWGLLGTPRQK; encoded by the exons ATGGAACGACCACCGCCGTCACTGCTGTCCTCGCGCAAGGTGCCCTGCCTTGCGGTGGGCGTTCGCACA CCCTGCCTTGGTCTGGAGAGGGGAACCCCCGCCCTGAGGAAGGGGTTCGGAAGCCTGGGGGCCCCTCTACGAGAAGACGCGGGGTGCCAGAGCTCTGCGACCATGAAGGTCAAAGTCATCCCGGTGCTCGAGGATAACTACATGTACCTGGTCATCGAGGAGCACACGCGGGAGGCTGTGGCCGTGGACGTGGCCGTGCCCAAGAGG CTGCTGGAGATCGTGGGCCGGGAGGGGGTATCACTGACCACCGTGCTGACCACCCACTACCACTG GGACCACGCGCGGGGCAACGCGGAGCTGGCGCGGCTGCGGCCGGGACTGGCCGTGCTGGGTGCGGATGAGCGCATTTGCGCGCTGACCCGCAAGCTGGTGCACGGCGAGGAGCTGCGG TTTGGGGCCATCCACGTGCGCTGTCTCCTGACGCCAGGCCACACCTCCGGCCACATGAGCTACTTTCTGTGGGAAGAAGAGTGTCCGGACCCACCCGCGGTGTTCTCGG GGGATGCCCTGTCGGTGGCGGGTTGCGGCTTGCGCCTGGAGAGCACAGCTCAGCAGATGTATGAGAGCCtgactgtgaccttgggcagcctGCCCCCCGAGACG GTGTTCTGTGGCCATGAACACACACTTGGCAACCTTGAGTTTGCACAGAAAGTGGAGCCTGGCAATGACCACGTGAGAGCAAAGCTGTCATGGGCCAAG AAGAGGGACGAGGACGACCTTCCCACAGTGCCATCCACCCTGAGCGAGGAGCTCCTCTACaaccccttcctaagagtggc AGAGGAGCCTGTGCGCAAGTTCACGGGGAAGGCGGCCCCAGCCGAGGTCCTGGAGGCACTCTGCAAGGAGCGGGCAAGCTTCCAGCGGGCGGCTGAGCCACTGCAGCCACAGGCCCGGGCTCTCCTGGCCCTGCAGTGGGGGCTCTTGGGCACACCTCGACAGAAGTGA
- the HAGHL gene encoding hydroxyacylglutathione hydrolase-like protein isoform X3 produces MERPPPSLLSSRKVPCLAVGVRTPCLGLERGTPALRKGFGSLGAPLREDAGCQSSATMKVKVIPVLEDNYMYLVIEEHTREAVAVDVAVPKRLLEIVGREGVSLTTVLTTHYHWDHARGNAELARLRPGLAVLGADERICALTRKLVHGEELRFGAIHVRCLLTPGHTSGHMSYFLWEEECPDPPAVFSGDALSVAGCGLRLESTAQQMYESLTVTLGSLPPETKVFCGHEHTLGNLEFAQKVEPGNDHVRAKLSWAKGPMVIPEEGRGRPSHSAIHPERGAPLQPLPKSGRGACAQVHGEGGPSRGPGGTLQGAGKLPAGG; encoded by the exons ATGGAACGACCACCGCCGTCACTGCTGTCCTCGCGCAAGGTGCCCTGCCTTGCGGTGGGCGTTCGCACA CCCTGCCTTGGTCTGGAGAGGGGAACCCCCGCCCTGAGGAAGGGGTTCGGAAGCCTGGGGGCCCCTCTACGAGAAGACGCGGGGTGCCAGAGCTCTGCGACCATGAAGGTCAAAGTCATCCCGGTGCTCGAGGATAACTACATGTACCTGGTCATCGAGGAGCACACGCGGGAGGCTGTGGCCGTGGACGTGGCCGTGCCCAAGAGG CTGCTGGAGATCGTGGGCCGGGAGGGGGTATCACTGACCACCGTGCTGACCACCCACTACCACTG GGACCACGCGCGGGGCAACGCGGAGCTGGCGCGGCTGCGGCCGGGACTGGCCGTGCTGGGTGCGGATGAGCGCATTTGCGCGCTGACCCGCAAGCTGGTGCACGGCGAGGAGCTGCGG TTTGGGGCCATCCACGTGCGCTGTCTCCTGACGCCAGGCCACACCTCCGGCCACATGAGCTACTTTCTGTGGGAAGAAGAGTGTCCGGACCCACCCGCGGTGTTCTCGG GGGATGCCCTGTCGGTGGCGGGTTGCGGCTTGCGCCTGGAGAGCACAGCTCAGCAGATGTATGAGAGCCtgactgtgaccttgggcagcctGCCCCCCGAGACG AAGGTGTTCTGTGGCCATGAACACACACTTGGCAACCTTGAGTTTGCACAGAAAGTGGAGCCTGGCAATGACCACGTGAGAGCAAAGCTGTCATGGGCCAAG GGGCCCATGGTCATTCCAGAAGAGGGACGAGGACGACCTTCCCACAGTGCCATCCACCCTGAGCGAGGAGCTCCTCTACaaccccttcctaagagtggc AGAGGAGCCTGTGCGCAAGTTCACGGGGAAGGCGGCCCCAGCCGAGGTCCTGGAGGCACTCTGCAAGGAGCGGGCAAGCTTCCAGCGGGCGGCTGA